One Leptospira bouyouniensis DNA window includes the following coding sequences:
- a CDS encoding YajQ family cyclic di-GMP-binding protein: protein MAQDPSFDIVSKLDRPELQNAVSQAMTEIQTRFDFKGSNSEIKITDDQLVLTSENEIKLKQVIDVLTTKMAKRGISLKAFDFDSKIEAATGQTVRMKVKIQNGLDKEQTKQITTLIKDQKLKVQATIQGDSVRVVGKKKDDLQEVMAAIRNANFNFDANFTNFKG from the coding sequence ATGGCACAAGACCCTTCCTTTGACATTGTATCGAAACTCGATCGACCTGAATTACAAAACGCGGTCTCCCAAGCAATGACGGAGATCCAAACACGTTTTGATTTTAAAGGATCCAATTCCGAAATTAAAATCACAGACGATCAGTTGGTATTAACTTCTGAAAACGAAATCAAACTTAAACAAGTGATTGATGTCCTTACGACCAAAATGGCAAAACGGGGGATCAGCCTCAAAGCCTTTGATTTTGATTCCAAAATAGAAGCGGCCACAGGGCAAACGGTTCGGATGAAGGTGAAAATCCAGAATGGATTGGACAAAGAACAAACCAAACAAATCACAACCCTCATCAAAGACCAAAAATTAAAAGTGCAAGCAACGATCCAAGGGGATTCGGTGCGAGTGGTGGGCAAAAAGAAGGACGATTTGCAGGAAGTGATGGCAGCGATCCGCAATGCAAATTTTAATTTTGATGCCAATTTTACGAACTTTAAAGG